The genomic region TTTTGTACGTGGCTCATTTGATTCTGTTTGTTCATTCTAGCTCCTCCCACCAGCTGAGAAAGCTCAGCCCAAAAAGCCATCACCATTGCAAGTATTGGAATACGGAGATGCTATTGCTAAGTTCAACTTCAATGGGGATACCCAAGTGGAAATGTCCTTCAGAAAGGTAGGACTTTTGTTGTACTGATGAATTGAATCCAGACAAATGCTGAAGTTTTTTTAACACTAGTAACTTGCAATTTCCACATGAAAGCTCCAATAAGATGAACTCTGTATTCAGGAAGGATTCCTTCTCATCACCCATGTTTTTAGTCCATAGTCATTATGTAGTGCGTTGCAGTGAGAGTGTTGCAGGTAGGCTGAATCAAGAAGTGCCAATTGCTTCCTTAGGGTTAGCTGAGAAGATACTTTGAGCACGACTGCTGGAAGCCTAGCTCTGCAAGGCAAATTAGATATTTGGTGACATGTCTCCAGTCTGATCCTCTCCAGTGGAGATGCACACAGTCACATGAGAATGGTGATAtagaaaagaaggaaactgGGTTCACCTTCCTTCGTACTACAAGCCAAGTCATTGAACACAGGCAAGCAAGATTCTGTAGTATTGAAGTGACTGGCTAGACCTGACTGTAGAGTGAAGGGGTAGGAATGGGTTGTGTAATGGCTGTTCAGAGCAAAGTCAGCCATATTTAGATTAAGTAGCAGCATTTCTCCATCTCAGCcagctttctgttttgatgCTCAGGTTAGATcttgtctgtcttctcttttaatTATACATGAAGGTGGGGCTTGCAGTTTCTATTAAGGATCTGAAAGTCACTTCATTTGTCAGCAAAACGGGAGAGAGCATAGAGAGACCTAGTTTAAACTGCAGACCTTTGCATACTCCCTGTACACCTCATACCCCTGAGGGTCTCGTGGTCAGCCTGAAACTGCTGGTTTCCACTTTTTTAACTGGCTTTAGCAAATAGGGTCTTGAAAATGTGAGCATAACTGAGTCTGCAGACAGCCCAAGTCAGCACCAGAAGATCTgcatttcctccttctctgaactgaaaaatatcatTCTCACCCAGAGGTTAGGGTTAGGACCACATAACTGGGAAATAGGGGAGGCTGAGCACCACCAATTGCTTTAAGTCAGCTGCAGcaagattaaaaatgtaatctgCTTTGGAATTATGAAATATGTTAAAGTCAGGACTATATTACTATTCCTTCCCATAGGGTGAAAGGATCACGTTGATTCGACGAGTGGATGAGAATTGGTATGAAGGAAGAATCTCTGGCACCAATCGCCAAGGCATCTTCCCTGTCACTTACGTGGAGGTGCTCAAACGGCCAGTGGTCAAGAATGCCATCGACTACCCTGACCCACCAATGTCCCTCTCCCCTAACCGCAGCATGACAGCTTCACCACAGGTATTTGGACTAGATGCAGCCAGTTACAGCACCTTGCAGAAGAGAGGGATGTTGCCATTGCTGTGTAAGAAGCAATAGTTGAAAAAAGCTGTAGCTAAGACTAGTGTTTTGCACAGTAAAAGCCATGTGCTCCCTGCAATATGCTGCAACTGCAGGGAAAGGTGATGTTTCATTTACGAGAAAAGTTAATGAACAGGTCGTTTGGGGATTTGGAGACTCAGCTTTTCATCTCTGATCTGTAACTTGAATTCAGGCCAGGTTGAAAGGGCTACAGTTCACAGCCATGTGAATAAATTTCACTGCCAGAGATGGAATGAATTGGTGATCCAGCTCCTCCTGAGTGcatgtttatattttacagACGTCCACTGTGATGAGTGAGTTTTTTATTATGACTATTAAAAGGGCGTCACAGACTGTTATAGTCTGTAGGAGTCATTATGTTGATCCCAGTCAGCTTGAGTCAAGCTGTATACTTACTCCTAAATGTTCCAGCTCACAACCAAGGTTCTGGGAGACAGGGTCAGGAGAGCGGCCTGTATTACTTGAAAGTGGTGCTAAATGAACTCACGTTTTGAGAGCAGGCGAGTCTGGAATCTTCCATGAATATTAGGTTCACTATAAACCATACTTTAGTTCAAACCAGAAATCAAAATGGCAGCAGGTAATTGTATGGGGATCCCGGAACGTTTGCCATGGAAAACATATCAGGGAGTCTGTGAGTCTCTAAATCCCTTTGTTTCGCTCTCATCCTGCAAATACTCATGCTTGAAGGTCAGCATACGTGTCTGGGTCGCGGCCATGAGGTTCTGGTGCATCCCCCCCTCTCACCCACGGGACCAAAACAAGGTCATTCTGAGGTCAAGACTGCAAGGAACAAAAGTGGAGAATTGGGATCGGGAGGAAGGGATATACGGTACAGGACGGATGGGAAAGGCTGCCATTGCTCGTGCCTGGTGTCTGTCTGGATCTTCTCTAGAAGAAGTGGTTTTATTCTTAGCCACTGTGTAAAGAGGAAAGACTTGTTGCTTGTTTGGGATTCCCTGTCAAAGTGGACTTCAGCTGAGCTTTTCTATTTGAGCTTGGCAGTCTCTCCATAGCTGTGGCCTGTCTGCCACCGGCTCTCTGCAAGCTTCTCCCTTAGATAGAAGGGATCATATCCACCCTTTTTTGGTTTCCTTTGCTATTCTTTTGATTCCTCCCCTAGTAAATCAATTCTCTCCCTTACTTTTTTGCCTGACTTGGCAGAGGACTGAGAAATGCTCTGATCAGTGCTAATGTAGCTGATCTCACTGACGTCGCTGGTGGTAATAGCTAAGGGCAGAACTCGGTTGTGTGTTCTGCCTTTATAAACGTAGGACCTACTTTGATCACCTAAAGACCAAATAGCCACAGCTGGCTTTTTTGAtccctttctcctccacagCTTCAGCAATGCAAGTTTCTTGAGGAGCGGGCATTGCTCATGCTAGAGTTGGATAAAGTCAAAATTCATTGCAGCAGTGAATTCTGACTGGGTCCACAGTGTGAGTTGCTGGGGCCCTAGCTATTACTGCCAGGCCAGTCAAATGCTGCATGCTGCCATCATGGATGGTGGCTTCAACTGCTCCCTGAGGGACTTAGGGCATATGGTATGAGGTGTAAGGTCTTCCACAAGATGTTTTGTGTCTGGGATCCTGGCAAATGCTGGAGCAGGGTATTAGCAGCACAGATACAGACTGGACTCTGTGGTTGGAGTGACTATGGACAGCATGTTCTCCAACACGGTGCACCTGTCCGTGGGAAATTATGCACCATGCTTGGTCACAGATCCGCTTCTCTGCACACTGGCACTCTCTCCTTTTACTTTTGCTCGgttgttttgtattttcctttattatttttttattcatttctttttctctcctgcttttgtttccttcaagtctcccagctctgagctgctccATACACCAACTCCTCCGCCTTTGCCTTTCGCGCGCCGCGCCTTATCTCCAGAGGTGCAGGCGGTCACATCTGAGTGGATTGCTCTGACCGTGGGAGTGTCTCCTAGCACCACTCCTGCCATAACTCCTCCATTGCCTCCTCCGCCTGAAGCCTCCCTCTCTCACACTGACTATCTCTCgccttctgctgcagccagcccttCCCCCACGGTCAGCCTCCACCATTCTCATCTCTCTGGCTCCTCGACTCCCAGGTCCATTAAATCCCCATTGCCCTCTTACTCATCCAGACCTCAGTCCTCCTCTCACAGTTTCTATCAGGCCACTCCgcaaagtgaagaaaagttTGTTggctccccttctcccagcGTGAGCTACTCTAACTCCCCTCGCTGGGCAGTGGAGAGCCCCGACAGCATCCTCGCACAGCAGCGTGACACCACTGGCAGCCAAGCCTGGCTCCAAAAGACTAGAGAGGGCAGCAGCCACCCCGAGCAGGGTGCTCATGCTGTTCCCAAGATCTCTGTCGAGCGCTGCCTGAAACCATCCCAACTAGACATGCATGTGAGCCCAGAAAAGAGACCTGTGGGTTCCTCTGAGGACAACAAGTTGTGTCAGGAGCTAATGGCTATTGTGCAGGGaggtaaaacagagaaaagaggcaTGAGGAAAGGTGATCTGGGAAAGTTTCAAAGCGGGGAAAAGAAGGTACTTCtcctgcatgtgtgtgtgctgcTCTGAATGAATCCCTGATTTTAACTGGTGTGTTGAGgtttgtgctgctctgctggccaGGCAGAGCCAGTGGCTGCCACATGTCATTTTGATGATGCTAAGACCTTCTTCCAGGGGTCACCAGTGGCATTCGCTGGATAGCAGATCAAAAAGTTTTAGAAGAGGGCTCAGGAGCAGTgtagtgaaaattattttagaatagATAATAACACAGGACTGACTCAATTGGTCATGTCTAATGAGGTGATTGTCCCAGATAGTGCTGTTACCAGATGGGTCAGATGGAAGTATCACACAGGCCTCACGCCCATATGCCTCACTGTGTAGAATACAGGCAATTCCTTGCTATTCAGAGATTTTCCAGTGTGCAATGGATCATCTTTGGTGATAGAATGTATTCGTTCCTCCAAACGCCAAGGACTGAAAAGCCTTGAAATGTCAGCCTGGCTCCTAGAATCACAAAAGCTGTCCCCTGTTGATCCTGGAGGCTGTGGTTTAGTGGACCTTAGTCTGGGATGTGCATGACTAAGTCAGGGAGGGTTGATTGTTATCTATGCACTGAGTGAAATTTATTACctttgcatttccaaaatgaTGTGAAAGGGTCTAGCCACAAATGAGAATTAGACCTagtaatatttttccccaagagtTTTTAGTTATATGTAGCTGTTTCTTACAAGGAGAAGGAACATAGGGAAACCTTCCAGTAGCTTCTACAAGGTATCTTCTGCCCCCAGTCTTGGTATAGGAGATCTGCCTTACTTTGCAGCTCTCAGTTCACTTGGGGTCCATTGTGGGCTACAGCCAGCCAAAATACATTACAGCAGCCTCATGCTACCTTGTATAAGAGTGGAAGTTTGGAGAGCTCAAAATCTTAGCATTATAAATACTGTCTTGGATGCACTGCAATAGCCTCCGTGACATATCCCATCTAGCCAACGTTAAATAATGAGAAACTAGATTTTCTAAGATGACGCATTTCACACTGGGAAATCTTATGACAAATTGTTTGATTTCTGCTTGAATCATAACCAGAAGTGTATTGAAAGCTGTATAAAGACTGTGCTGTTTACCCTCTGGATATATTTTTAGTAGCATTTTTTACAGGCATAACCTGCATGTTTAAAACAGAATGAGGTGGTCAGCTCAGACAAACAAGCTGGAAACTGCACTTGCCCTTGCATGGAGTTATGTTTGCTGTGTGTGCATCAAATTTACTGGATAGTAGATGCTCTTTATCACTAGCAGTGATTGTGATAAGAGAGTGTGTGCCAAGCTGAccaacttttcttttcttcaaaagacTGCAGACTCAAAAGCATTCTCTTCATctgctcctctctcttcctctgccctctcttcctctactgTCACAACACAGCCACCTCCCAGACTTACACGCAGAGTCAATAAGCCACAGGTAATCATCTTTGCTGATTACTCTTCCATTACTTAGAGTTGATTCCATGCCATGCCATTGTTTTGTCATATGCTTGTTTAGCCATTCATTGATTCCACAGGTGAGATTTCTCCTGTCATTTAATTCAgaattctaatttttaaaaaaatcatttaaaatgaCTTCCAGGCAGTGCAGAAGGGCAGGTACAGGCAAAATCTTCAGCTGGTGCAAATCCACATAGCTCAAGTCTGGGTTTCTGACAGTTTgtaccagctgaggatctgatTTTCTGTTCCTCCAAAGGATTAACCCAGGGCTTATTTAGTTCTGACCTTGAGTCCCTACAGCTCGATTGCATTATAAGGCAGTATTGGTGGTCTTGTTAATGGGAATGGTGTAGCATGAGATACTTTGGTTCAGGTTTTGTTTAACCACCTGAGATCAGGATTCAGGGTTTGAGTGTCTCAGAGCTGGGGGTAAGGCACACATAACTTGGTATCCACAATGTCAAGGACCTGTTCCAGCCTTCTCAGGTAGGATTCAGAGGTTCTCAGCTCTGTTGGTGAGAGCTACAAACGTCTCTAAAGAGGAATGCGGTAGGGTCTGTGCAGCATAACCAGCTCAGCCTCAGCACTGTGTGGCTGGGATGTCCGGCGTCCGGGAGCGAGCAGTGCTCGCAGCTGCTGGTGTCTCCTCAGTCCTTCCAGGCAGCTTCCACAAGATGGCaatatttgaaacagaaagctCACAATTAGCAAAAACTGGACTGAGTTTGTAGTGATGTGTATTGGGGAAGCAATCTTTGGCTCGATGAGTGAACCAGCCAGGCTGCTTATGCAGGATGAGTGTGGGAAGTAGTTGTCAATGTTACTTATTTTCTTGATCAGTTTATGAGAGCAAGATACAGCTTTAACCCTGAAATTTTCCTGTTGCCTTTACTCACCTCATTTCCCTCCGATTGTGAGCTTGCACAGCTTTTTACTGAACAACCACCTCCTGCTTCCCTTTCAGTTTCAATATCTGAGTCCAATAGGATACATATTCTGcttcatgttaaaaatacacaaaagttTTCTGTGTTGGCCTTTCTCCTGACGTCTGATCTGCTTGGTCCTGCTGGTGCTTGCACTGGATGTATGTGATTCaaaagagcaggagcagagcgcCACATTTAGGGAAAGATGTTTCTCCCAAGTGCTGACTAGCACGCAGTTCTATTTTGGGTATTGCACCTGGTTGTAATAGGACCCTGTGGCCTTTCTTTGGAGTCGAAGTCAAgccaaaatttgtattttatatgccTTGACAATCAGAGCATTGTCAGTGTCAAGTTAAAACTGTGTGTGACATTATCAGTAGTCTTGACCTCCTTTCCAGCTCTGGGCCTACAGTTGTTTAGGGAGCAGGAGTGGTATTTATGTGTGCAAATTACTTCTCATTATCTGTGCGACCCGTACAGAGGCTGATGGCTTCAGCAGAACTGCAGGTACCCTGGAGGCCTTTTCAAAAATCTGTCAtcttttcattgattttaatcAAATGAGAAAAGCACTTAATACACATGGAAATGAGACATTacatttggtttttgtttccaTTACTGTCCATCCCAGGTGTTTGAGGTATTTTACCATTTtgaattttagttttctttctcattatagAGAACCTCCCCAGTTATGAAACTCTGACCCAGGGGTTTTTGCAGGTTTAAGACCCCTTTGATACAGGGCTGTTGTAAGGACTGTGTTCTTGCCTGTTCCGTTAAGTAATAATATAAAGTGCAATGGCTCTTTTAGCTATTCTGAAGTTACTCTCTTTTGTTTAGTTTCACAGTCcaaactacaaagaaaaaagaaccccACAGCATGTGAAAGATATTTCAAGTATAACTTCCAGATACTTTGTTTCAATATTCCAGTAAAACATGATATTCAGTAGTAATGTAATctatcaaattaatttatttcagaggaCCCTCAGaaattttctggtttaattCCTGTTTTACTCTGAGGTCCTCTTAGTGTGACAGCCAGCAGTGATGCTAGTGAGTGTGTGAGCAGTGCAGCAGCTTTGGCCCCGGGGCTGGACTGCAGCCAGCCgtggggtggggaaggcaggagtGGCTGGATGAGGGTCTCTGCATTGCCCAGCAGTGTGAGGGATGTCGGTGGGGGGCTGTCTGTACCTTTCCACTTGTGCAAAACCACTTAGGCAGAGTGGTAAGTAATTTTACCCACTTTGTGCTGGTAGAGAGGAGAGCGTATGAGGAGGATGCTTAGACCCCACATTGCCCAGCACAGACCAGCTGCACTTACTTAGCATGGTCATTACGTAGCACCATCTCCAAGGTAAGCTTTTATCCCCCCCAGTGgttttctgctgctcctcaggttcagcacagcagcatttctgcgCAGCGCGTTTATTGTCCAAGCCAGAGCCGCATAGCCTGCAGCAGGCGTTGATACCTGCTCCCTGTGGgacatgcatttttctctgtagaCACAGCCTTCAGCTTCTGATCCAGGGGCTGGAGAGTCTTTCCATTGACAGCCTTTAGGTCAGGCTGctccacactgcagccttttCAGTGTCCTTTGTGAGAGCTCTTTGGACAGCTTTCCCCTCGCTTTCACCAGAGCTGGGGCGTGGTGTGTGTGGacgttttccttttttcttttggctggGCTGTGGAGTCCTGCCTGCTCATGGTTCTCCATTCACATGTGGGAGCATCACTGCTGATGTGTGCCTTTCTCTGAGGGGATACCAGTTTGTCTGTCTTGCCTGTCTGTTAGTTTGCTCTGCTTAGCTTTCTCTTTGCTTATGTAGTCCTTTAACTCCCACCAGAAAAGGATGGAAGAAGACACATAAACAAGAGCTGCAATGGATAGACACACTGATGACACTTGACTTCGCTAGAAGCAGGGAGAGCACTGTTGAGTAGCCCCAGCATCTGCCTTCCTAACAGTTAAAACCTGCCTCAAGGCTTTTCTAGGCTCTTAATGTAGAACCTTTTTCTGGTATGCTTACAAACCTGTGGTGCTCTTTAGATCCATCCTCAAACTCTGTATGAGGTGGAAACAGTGGCCAGCTGTGCTTCAAGACTGACTGTACCAGACTACTGACTATACAGACTGTATAGTCTGTAGACATGGAGAGAGAGACTTAAGCACCTGCTTAAGTTTATTCACTTAGTCTTAACAAAGCACATAGCGTGACTAAAGGAATAGGAGTTGAGTTGTCCGCACAGGTTGTGAATACTTGGTCACTTTTAGGGCCCTCAGTttacctccagcagcagcagggctggctcagTGTTTTGGGGAAACCTTTGTGTTTTATACTTTGAAGCTGTGCCCCACACTCGCTGATTCCTCGGCCACCTCTGGCACATGGAGCCACCACTGTAGGTAGTACATGGGCTTTCTGAACCCATGTTTGAAGAGCATTTGGACctataaaacctttttttttctttattctcttctctccctgcaaGAATAATGTaggggtttaaaaaaaaaaaaacaaagcaaacatctAGGCCATGCTATCAAGGTCACTTGTTTGAAGCAGTGGGGTGGTACATTTACAGCCTAAAATTATAGGATCTGATCTGGTCAGTTTTTCAACCCGTTTGGCTAATGCTGCATAGTTGCTGACTTTGGGGTGTTTCATCACCTCACTGGAAGGCTCTGCTGTAGCCCTGGGAGTTAGCGCAGAGACACCCGCTGCTTTGGTAGGAGCTGCCTGGATCTCTGGAGCAGAGGCCAGAGGGGATCCACTCAGTTGTGTGTCTTGTCAGGAACTGGGGGCTGCTAGGAGGGCAGGGGACTGCTCGGCCTCTGCCCTTGCCCAGCTGCCTCATGGAAGTCCCTGTGAGGATCCTGCCAGCAAAGGGAACGTGGCCAAGTTTCTGATGCTGGTAGGCTGCACCTCCTGGTATTACGCATACAAGCCTGCACCATGGAGCATTCAGAGGTAGTGTCAATTTTTTAGCTTTCAAATAACTAGTTTAATTCATAGTTACTAAtgctttttggaggaaaagctgGTCAGGGAGGTCCCAAGTAAGCAATGAGAAATGGACCACGCAGTCTTAGGAGCTCATGGAGCAATTTCAGCAGTCAATTTATTAGTATGGAGCAGAGAAGCActttcttgaattaaaaaaaaataatttttacagctGCCTCTCACCTCAGCCTGCAAATTGTTTTTCCCAGCTACTTGACCACCTGAGTTAGCTCTGATCTCATCAGATTTGATGTACTATATCTGGTTGGTCTGcactatattaattttaaatttctaattaTTCCATTTGCCTTTCAGGGCTGATGATAGACAGGCAGCAATGACTTCCAGAAATCCTGTGACAATTTCAGGCTCCACAGTAAACGCTTTGAATGCAAATCCCACTGCAAGT from Ciconia boyciana chromosome 8, ASM3463844v1, whole genome shotgun sequence harbors:
- the LOC140655326 gene encoding sorbin and SH3 domain-containing protein 1-like; translated protein: MDSMFSNTVHLSVGNYAPCLVTDPLLCTLALSPFTFARLFCIFLYYFFIHFFFSPAFVSFKSPSSELLHTPTPPPLPFARRALSPEVQAVTSEWIALTVGVSPSTTPAITPPLPPPPEASLSHTDYLSPSAAASPSPTVSLHHSHLSGSSTPRSIKSPLPSYSSRPQSSSHSFYQATPQSEEKFVGSPSPSVSYSNSPRWAVESPDSILAQQRDTTGSQAWLQKTREGSSHPEQGAHAVPKISVERCLKPSQLDMHVSPEKRPVGSSEDNKLCQELMAIVQGGKTEKRGMRKGDLGKFQSGEKKVLLLHVCVLL